A DNA window from Desulfovibrionales bacterium contains the following coding sequences:
- a CDS encoding cell envelope integrity protein TolA, with protein MNPWSICDDRTSPREWTYPLIFSLVLHLLIFLLAVLPLTLFPRRYHLTPVYSVRLVGAPLSARYPVQSESVSAKDTGVEAAGEKVVNKKILANEKLSRQYEEKIKSLALKRESGQRKERQREEYLKTALDRLRKQAGQQGSPGIKKALAGIREKIGREGGAIEARTPVASGSGQAGASILNIYLGLVWDKISSNWVIPPNLLRYKNLETIVVVRIYKNGGIGSVWLEKSSGDTYLDNSAIRAVHLSGPFSPLPPEIGESVLEIGIRFRPSDRG; from the coding sequence ATGAATCCCTGGTCAATATGTGACGATAGAACCTCGCCGCGGGAATGGACTTACCCGCTGATCTTCTCTCTGGTTTTGCATCTCCTTATTTTCCTGCTGGCCGTGCTTCCTCTAACTCTTTTCCCGCGACGTTACCATCTGACGCCTGTTTACAGCGTACGCCTGGTTGGCGCTCCCTTGTCGGCCAGGTACCCCGTTCAGTCTGAATCCGTGAGCGCCAAGGATACAGGCGTTGAGGCTGCGGGGGAAAAGGTTGTCAATAAGAAGATATTGGCCAACGAGAAGTTATCGCGACAATATGAAGAAAAGATAAAGTCCCTGGCCTTAAAACGCGAAAGCGGGCAGAGAAAAGAGAGACAACGTGAAGAATATCTTAAAACCGCCCTGGACAGGTTAAGAAAGCAGGCCGGACAGCAGGGCTCTCCGGGCATAAAAAAAGCGCTGGCCGGTATTCGGGAAAAGATCGGCCGGGAGGGCGGAGCAATTGAGGCGCGGACGCCGGTCGCCAGTGGCAGTGGACAGGCCGGGGCATCCATTTTGAATATATACCTGGGGCTGGTTTGGGATAAAATAAGCAGCAACTGGGTGATTCCGCCAAATCTGTTAAGATATAAAAATCTGGAGACGATCGTCGTGGTGCGTATTTATAAGAACGGGGGCATCGGAAGCGTCTGGCTGGAAAAGAGTTCCGGGGATACCTACCTGGATAATTCTGCTATTCGTGCGGTGCACCTCTCCGGCCCGTTTTCACCTTTACCGCCGGAGATAGGAGAATCGGTTCTGGAGATAGGCATCCGGTTTCGTCCAAGTGATCGGGGATAA
- the tolR gene encoding protein TolR — MELGGNDKRLLSEINVTPFVDVMLVLLIIFMVTAPMMIQGMDVELPKTTARAIDNKEENIVITIDRHKVIFVNNARIPQPQIKKYMQHLKETATGREVLLRADRSVPYGLVVEIMAQIRMAGIEKLGMVTEPLEEKK, encoded by the coding sequence ATGGAGCTAGGCGGTAACGACAAAAGACTCCTTTCAGAAATTAACGTAACCCCTTTTGTAGATGTAATGCTTGTACTCCTGATAATTTTTATGGTGACCGCGCCTATGATGATTCAGGGCATGGACGTGGAATTGCCAAAGACCACCGCGCGGGCTATAGACAATAAAGAGGAAAACATAGTTATAACCATCGATAGACATAAAGTTATCTTTGTTAATAATGCCCGGATACCACAGCCTCAAATTAAGAAGTACATGCAGCATCTTAAGGAGACGGCAACAGGCCGCGAGGTACTGCTCAGGGCCGACCGGTCTGTCCCCTATGGCCTCGTGGTGGAGATTATGGCCCAAATAAGGATGGCGGGCATTGAAAAACTGGGTATGGTGACAGAGCCTTTAGAAGAAAAAAAATGA
- the tolQ gene encoding protein TolQ: MPDGSIIQIIRDAGLMVKFILLLLCAMSVVTWAIVYKKFLLLRHTRQESNIFLETFWKSRTLADAYINTKNLKNSSIAEVFRVGYGELLKFGKPGSDLEVKNLEIKKISAGGNIACMENIERALHKAISNEISRLSKVLSFLATTGSTAPFIGLFGTVWGIMSAFRSIGLRGSANLATVAPGISEALIATAAGLAAAIPAVIAFNYYVNIIRKIESDMQSFANDFSNLVEREYIHRPAGRSGAAKGSKKED, encoded by the coding sequence ATGCCTGATGGGAGTATCATCCAGATAATCCGCGATGCCGGCCTGATGGTAAAGTTTATTTTGTTGCTGCTGTGCGCCATGTCCGTTGTTACCTGGGCAATTGTCTATAAAAAATTTCTCCTCCTGCGCCACACCAGGCAGGAATCAAATATTTTTCTGGAAACGTTCTGGAAAAGCCGCACGCTGGCAGATGCCTATATTAATACCAAAAATCTTAAAAATTCGTCCATCGCCGAGGTCTTTCGTGTCGGATATGGGGAGTTACTGAAGTTTGGAAAGCCGGGCAGTGATCTCGAGGTAAAGAACCTGGAAATAAAAAAAATCAGCGCCGGGGGAAACATAGCCTGCATGGAAAACATAGAGCGCGCCCTTCATAAGGCTATTAGTAATGAAATAAGCAGACTCAGCAAGGTACTTTCTTTTCTGGCGACTACCGGCAGCACGGCCCCTTTTATCGGTCTGTTCGGCACGGTATGGGGGATTATGTCTGCCTTCCGCAGCATAGGATTGCGCGGCTCTGCCAATCTGGCCACCGTTGCCCCTGGAATCTCGGAAGCCCTGATTGCCACGGCCGCCGGCCTGGCCGCAGCCATACCGGCTGTTATAGCCTTTAACTATTACGTTAATATCATCCGTAAGATAGAATCGGATATGCAAAGTTTTGCCAATGACTTTTCAAATCTTGTAGAAAGGGAATACATACACCGCCCGGCGGGCAGGAGCGGAGCTGCCAAGGGTTCTAAAAAGGAGGATTAA
- a CDS encoding adenylosuccinate synthase has product MANVIVVGTQWGDEGKGKIVDLLTEYADIIVRFQGGNNAGHTIVVGDEKFIFHLIPSGILHPQKKCLIGNGVVIDPTVLLAELDSLHAKGHPIKPGRLLLSETAHLIMPYHRAIDQGREGLTGGKKIGTTGRGIGPCYEDKIARRGIKVGDILHGPTFRAKLSEVLREKNFYMEKYLGLNSMDIEDIYNEYMTYAGRLAPYAANVSIILDEAVKAQKHILFEGAQGAHLDIDHGTYPFVTSSNTIAGGACCGAGIGPTRIDAVIGICKAYTTRVGSGPFPTELEDATGDRIQQRGAEFGATTGRKRRCGWLDAVLVSDSVRLSGLSGLAITKLDVLTGIPTLKIATHYLSEGQPIRHRPSRIDLMENVNPVYEELKGWPEELTGIRCLEDLPKATKGYLSRIEELTGTRIMIVSLGPGRDETIMLHNPFRGQS; this is encoded by the coding sequence ATGGCTAATGTAATTGTTGTCGGCACACAATGGGGAGACGAAGGCAAGGGGAAGATCGTCGATCTCCTTACCGAATATGCGGATATTATTGTGCGCTTTCAGGGGGGTAATAATGCCGGCCATACCATTGTAGTGGGAGACGAGAAATTTATTTTTCACCTGATCCCGTCGGGGATTCTTCATCCCCAAAAAAAGTGCCTTATCGGCAACGGCGTTGTGATTGATCCGACCGTCCTCCTGGCCGAGTTGGATAGTTTGCATGCCAAAGGACACCCGATCAAGCCGGGACGCCTTTTACTCAGCGAAACTGCTCATCTTATTATGCCTTATCACCGGGCTATCGATCAGGGCCGGGAAGGCCTTACCGGCGGCAAAAAGATAGGCACGACCGGCCGGGGTATCGGCCCCTGTTATGAAGACAAGATCGCCCGGCGCGGGATCAAGGTGGGGGACATCCTGCACGGCCCGACCTTTCGGGCCAAGCTCTCGGAGGTTCTGAGAGAGAAGAATTTTTATATGGAAAAGTACCTTGGCCTTAACTCCATGGATATTGAGGACATATATAATGAATATATGACTTATGCCGGGAGGCTGGCCCCCTATGCGGCCAATGTTTCCATTATCCTGGACGAGGCGGTAAAGGCCCAAAAACATATCCTTTTTGAAGGGGCACAGGGGGCGCACCTGGATATTGACCACGGCACGTATCCCTTCGTCACTTCTTCCAACACCATAGCGGGCGGGGCCTGCTGTGGCGCCGGCATCGGGCCGACGCGCATCGATGCGGTTATCGGCATCTGCAAGGCATATACTACCCGCGTCGGAAGCGGCCCATTCCCTACTGAGCTGGAGGATGCAACAGGGGACCGGATTCAACAGAGGGGGGCGGAGTTTGGGGCTACTACCGGGCGAAAGCGGCGATGCGGTTGGCTGGATGCGGTGCTGGTCTCCGATTCTGTCCGGTTGAGCGGCCTGAGCGGCCTGGCTATTACCAAACTCGATGTCCTGACCGGTATCCCCACGCTGAAGATAGCCACGCATTACCTGAGCGAGGGGCAACCCATAAGGCACCGTCCGTCACGCATCGACCTTATGGAAAACGTTAATCCCGTGTATGAAGAGCTTAAGGGTTGGCCGGAAGAACTGACAGGAATCCGCTGTCTCGAAGATCTGCCTAAAGCCACTAAAGGTTACCTGAGCCGTATAGAAGAACTGACGGGGACCAGGATTATGATCGTCTCTTTGGGGCCCGGACGGGATGAAACGATCATGCTTCATAATCCATTCAGGGGGCAGTCCTGA
- a CDS encoding endonuclease III domain-containing protein yields MNKNLDDIFRRMFAAFGPQHWWPGESPFEVMVGAVLTQNTNWGNVERAIGRLKQEGILSPRAIYEIPLSLLSSYIQSAGYYNIKAGRLKNLISFFVEKYEADTEKMFAEDMETLRQKLLAIKGIGPETADSILLYAGHKPTFVVDAYTQRVISRHLLIAEDADYEEIRALFMDRLPPDAALFNEFHALFVKLGKTYCKKKSPLCQDCPLNGL; encoded by the coding sequence ATGAACAAGAATCTTGATGATATCTTCCGAAGGATGTTCGCAGCCTTCGGCCCGCAGCACTGGTGGCCGGGCGAAAGCCCTTTTGAAGTGATGGTCGGCGCCGTTCTGACGCAAAACACCAATTGGGGAAATGTCGAGCGGGCCATAGGCCGTCTAAAGCAGGAAGGGATTCTCTCACCCCGGGCTATCTACGAAATCCCTCTATCGCTGTTATCTTCGTATATCCAGTCTGCCGGCTATTACAATATCAAGGCCGGACGTCTGAAAAACCTCATCTCTTTTTTTGTGGAGAAATACGAGGCGGACACAGAGAAGATGTTTGCAGAAGATATGGAGACCTTGAGACAAAAACTGCTGGCCATAAAAGGCATCGGCCCGGAAACGGCCGACAGCATACTCCTCTACGCCGGACACAAGCCCACGTTCGTGGTAGATGCCTACACCCAAAGGGTAATATCCCGCCATTTATTAATAGCGGAAGATGCCGATTATGAGGAGATTCGGGCCCTTTTTATGGATCGCCTCCCCCCCGACGCCGCCCTTTTCAACGAATTTCACGCCCTCTTTGTAAAACTGGGCAAGACTTACTGCAAAAAGAAGTCCCCTCTCTGTCAGGACTGCCCCCTGAATGGATTATGA
- a CDS encoding methyltransferase: protein MDRPEWNPGKLLEVSGSYWKTCTLHAAVKLGVFTVIGAERLSGGEVARKLNGDERGVTMLLNALVAMNLLIRADDKYSNTSAGLSFLSKASPEYIGHMIMHHHHLVDSWSQLDQAVKTGKPVRKRASYSNEEWRESFLMGMFNLAMHLAPRLVTEIDLSGRRHLLDLGGGPGTYAIHFCLNNPRLKATVYDLPTTRPFAEKTIERFGLSDRIDFMNGDYLEEGVEGVYDVAWLSHILHGEGPEDAGRTIRKAVSALEPGGMIIIHDFILNNTMDGPLFPALFSLNMLLGTARGQSYSEKQIMDMLAGAGVREIRRTAFQGPNDSGVITGIV, encoded by the coding sequence ATGGACAGGCCGGAATGGAATCCGGGCAAGCTGCTGGAAGTATCCGGAAGTTACTGGAAGACCTGTACCCTTCATGCCGCGGTCAAGCTCGGCGTGTTTACCGTGATAGGCGCTGAACGGCTTAGCGGCGGGGAGGTCGCCCGGAAGCTGAACGGGGATGAAAGAGGGGTAACCATGCTCCTCAATGCCCTTGTTGCCATGAATCTGCTGATAAGAGCAGATGATAAGTATTCTAACACGTCCGCCGGCCTGTCTTTCCTCTCCAAGGCCTCTCCTGAGTATATCGGTCACATGATTATGCACCATCATCATCTGGTGGATTCATGGTCTCAGTTGGACCAGGCCGTTAAGACCGGTAAGCCGGTGCGAAAAAGGGCGTCCTACAGTAATGAGGAATGGCGGGAGAGCTTCCTTATGGGCATGTTCAACTTGGCCATGCATCTGGCCCCCAGGCTGGTCACTGAGATAGATCTCTCCGGCCGCAGACACCTCCTCGATCTGGGCGGCGGGCCAGGGACCTATGCCATCCATTTTTGCCTTAACAATCCCCGGCTCAAGGCCACGGTTTATGACCTCCCTACTACCAGACCGTTTGCAGAAAAGACTATTGAAAGATTCGGCCTGAGCGACCGTATAGACTTCATGAATGGCGACTACCTGGAAGAAGGTGTCGAAGGGGTCTATGATGTGGCCTGGCTTTCTCATATTCTCCACGGGGAAGGGCCGGAAGACGCGGGGCGGACTATCCGGAAGGCTGTTTCCGCCCTGGAGCCGGGCGGCATGATTATCATTCACGATTTCATTTTAAACAATACTATGGACGGGCCGCTTTTCCCGGCGCTTTTTTCTCTAAACATGCTTCTGGGCACGGCCCGGGGGCAGTCTTATTCGGAAAAACAGATCATGGATATGTTGGCCGGGGCCGGTGTGAGGGAAATCCGGCGCACTGCTTTCCAGGGCCCGAACGATTCCGGGGTTATTACCGGGATAGTTTGA
- a CDS encoding ribbon-helix-helix protein, CopG family, whose translation MPTKNPRINVALEKPLYHNIERLAKRDGVSLSMKVRDLIKEALEIEEDIALSRFAQAREETFVKEKSLKHEEVW comes from the coding sequence ATGCCCACAAAAAATCCAAGGATCAACGTCGCTCTCGAAAAGCCCCTTTATCATAACATTGAACGCCTGGCGAAGAGAGACGGCGTTTCGCTATCCATGAAGGTGCGTGATTTGATAAAGGAGGCCCTGGAAATCGAGGAAGACATTGCTTTATCGCGTTTTGCGCAAGCCAGGGAAGAGACCTTTGTAAAAGAGAAATCTCTGAAGCACGAGGAGGTCTGGTAG
- a CDS encoding type II toxin-antitoxin system RelE/ParE family toxin has product MLFELRYHPDVKEIYIPALKERLRKRIKNAIETRLMTAPHEYGEPLRKTLKGYWKLRVGDYRVVFKVVNSEIRIFGIIHRKEVYKKIEKRTP; this is encoded by the coding sequence TTGCTCTTTGAACTCCGATACCATCCTGACGTCAAAGAGATCTATATCCCCGCTCTGAAGGAAAGGTTAAGAAAACGCATTAAAAACGCCATAGAAACCCGCCTTATGACTGCTCCCCATGAATACGGGGAGCCTTTAAGAAAAACTCTTAAAGGCTACTGGAAACTCAGGGTAGGAGATTACAGGGTAGTCTTTAAAGTAGTGAATAGCGAAATCCGGATATTCGGGATCATCCACCGGAAAGAAGTTTATAAAAAGATAGAAAAAAGGACGCCCTGA
- a CDS encoding type I restriction enzyme HsdR N-terminal domain-containing protein: protein MIPEETRHNIREKVERFLREDKGYAPEDLELGQIVEVVIGEKRVASVLDIVIRLRDKRLIAIKCSPGSVVSREMEVLSMARLLDSYQIPFSVATNGEEGELLDTVTGKVIGKGLEAIPSKAQALEWLERVDFKPLPEKKVEQARRVLLASDLIKCPVVCEY, encoded by the coding sequence ATGATTCCTGAAGAAACCAGACATAACATCCGCGAGAAGGTAGAGAGGTTCCTGCGCGAGGATAAAGGTTACGCCCCGGAAGACCTGGAATTGGGGCAGATCGTGGAGGTGGTTATCGGAGAGAAAAGGGTGGCGTCGGTCCTGGACATTGTGATTCGTCTCCGGGATAAGAGGCTTATAGCCATCAAATGTTCCCCCGGCTCTGTAGTCTCACGGGAGATGGAGGTATTATCTATGGCCCGGCTCCTGGACAGCTATCAGATACCGTTTTCTGTGGCGACCAATGGAGAGGAAGGTGAACTGCTGGATACGGTTACGGGAAAGGTGATCGGCAAGGGGCTGGAGGCCATTCCTTCCAAGGCTCAGGCCCTGGAATGGCTGGAAAGGGTAGATTTTAAGCCGCTCCCGGAAAAGAAAGTGGAGCAGGCCAGACGGGTGCTCCTGGCCTCTGATCTCATCAAGTGCCCGGTAGTTTGTGAGTATTAA
- a CDS encoding bifunctional riboflavin kinase/FAD synthetase, with the protein MEAIRGIDNINRRFVHPAVTIGNFDGVHLGHQLLFKKVKEQAEATGGESVVITFDPHPVAVLRPQIGLKLISKCSKKLELIEKAGVDVLICIKFTRDFADTTAEEFVDDILWKKIGVKNLMVGYDYSFGRNRQGNIEFLREKGRKLGFSVTVVEPLYVDDVIVSSTKVRELIVAGDMVQVRRLLGRPYQMTGKVLVGKRRGGPVLGFPTANIELAEDELCPRLGVYATQVIYKGKAHDGVMNIGYNPTFGDEHISAEVHVFDFSEDIYGQEIEVNLIERLRDEKKFANPEELIAQIKKDIQKANEILKQEKS; encoded by the coding sequence ATGGAAGCAATCAGGGGCATAGATAACATAAACCGCCGCTTTGTCCATCCGGCGGTCACCATCGGCAATTTCGACGGGGTTCATCTGGGGCATCAACTCCTCTTTAAGAAGGTAAAAGAGCAGGCCGAAGCCACGGGCGGGGAAAGCGTGGTAATCACCTTTGACCCGCATCCGGTTGCCGTACTCCGGCCACAGATCGGTTTAAAATTGATCTCCAAGTGCAGCAAGAAGCTGGAACTGATAGAAAAGGCCGGGGTGGACGTGCTTATATGCATCAAATTTACACGCGACTTTGCCGACACCACGGCCGAGGAGTTTGTAGATGATATTCTGTGGAAAAAGATAGGCGTAAAGAATCTCATGGTGGGATATGACTACTCCTTTGGCCGGAATCGCCAGGGTAATATCGAGTTCCTCAGGGAAAAAGGCAGGAAACTGGGTTTCTCGGTAACCGTGGTCGAACCCCTCTACGTCGATGATGTCATCGTAAGCAGCACCAAGGTACGTGAGTTAATTGTGGCCGGTGATATGGTGCAGGTACGGAGACTTCTCGGCCGGCCGTATCAGATGACCGGCAAGGTCCTGGTGGGCAAACGCAGGGGCGGGCCGGTACTTGGTTTTCCCACTGCCAATATCGAACTGGCTGAAGACGAACTATGCCCCAGGCTGGGTGTCTATGCCACCCAGGTCATCTATAAGGGCAAGGCCCATGACGGCGTGATGAACATCGGTTATAACCCTACCTTCGGCGATGAGCATATCTCGGCGGAGGTGCACGTCTTTGACTTTTCGGAAGACATCTACGGACAGGAAATAGAGGTAAACCTGATCGAACGCCTGCGGGATGAGAAAAAATTCGCCAACCCTGAGGAGCTTATCGCTCAGATCAAAAAAGACATACAAAAAGCCAACGAAATCTTAAAACAAGAAAAATCGTAA
- the pheA gene encoding prephenate dehydratase, whose translation MGVRPSGFESPLRHHFSFSARERPIKKQKTIEDIRAEIDKLDTRIVDLLGKRARLAFQIGRLKLKESLNFYDSKREQDILERVTGLNNGTFPEKSLVSIFQEIFFACRSVQQKETVAYLGPRGTFSYLAALKYFGKEHRFHPAMSIEEVFTEVARDRCQYGIVPIENSTEGTVNLTLDALYKYDLRICGEVYQEVQLDLVNQSGQIADIKVIYSHPQPLAQCRQWLRDNMPSIPLKEVSSTAAAAQQAAEDRDAAAIAPDIAARLYKLQTAARRIEDYVGNTTRFVVLSRQSMPPSGRDKTSVLFGVSDRPGSLVEILRVLSERNINMSKIESRPKKGEPWQYLFFVDLGGHYSDEPVQKAMEKMARECSYFKWLGSYPRGRDAGKIDRGSISN comes from the coding sequence GTGGGTGTACGCCCGTCGGGGTTCGAGTCCCCGCTTCGGCACCATTTTTCATTCTCCGCCAGGGAAAGACCTATCAAGAAGCAAAAGACCATAGAGGACATCAGGGCAGAAATCGACAAGCTTGACACCAGGATTGTCGATCTGCTCGGTAAAAGGGCCAGGCTCGCCTTTCAAATAGGCCGTTTAAAATTAAAAGAGTCTCTCAACTTCTATGACTCGAAGCGCGAGCAGGATATTTTAGAGCGGGTTACCGGGCTTAATAACGGCACGTTTCCGGAGAAGAGCCTGGTTTCCATCTTTCAAGAGATCTTTTTTGCCTGTCGTTCCGTTCAGCAAAAGGAAACAGTAGCTTATCTGGGGCCACGGGGCACTTTCAGTTATCTGGCGGCCTTGAAGTATTTCGGCAAAGAGCATCGTTTCCACCCCGCCATGTCCATTGAAGAAGTTTTTACAGAAGTGGCCAGAGACAGGTGCCAGTATGGTATCGTGCCTATTGAAAATTCGACCGAGGGCACGGTTAACCTGACATTGGATGCCCTGTATAAGTATGACCTGAGGATCTGCGGTGAGGTCTATCAGGAGGTTCAGCTTGATCTGGTCAACCAGTCCGGACAGATTGCCGATATAAAAGTTATATATTCGCATCCCCAGCCGTTGGCTCAATGCCGGCAGTGGTTGCGCGATAATATGCCGTCGATCCCTCTTAAGGAGGTTTCCAGCACGGCGGCGGCGGCCCAACAGGCGGCTGAAGATCGTGACGCGGCGGCCATCGCCCCGGATATAGCGGCCAGGCTGTACAAACTGCAGACAGCGGCCCGGCGGATTGAAGACTATGTGGGCAATACCACGCGTTTTGTGGTCCTTTCCAGGCAGAGTATGCCGCCGTCAGGCCGGGATAAGACCTCGGTCCTCTTTGGCGTGTCGGACCGGCCGGGCTCACTCGTGGAGATTTTACGTGTATTATCTGAGCGCAATATAAATATGAGTAAGATAGAGTCCCGTCCCAAGAAGGGAGAACCATGGCAGTATCTCTTCTTTGTTGACCTGGGGGGCCACTATAGCGACGAACCGGTACAAAAGGCGATGGAAAAGATGGCCCGGGAATGTTCTTATTTCAAATGGCTGGGTTCTTATCCCAGAGGGCGTGACGCCGGAAAGATTGACAGGGGATCGATTAGTAATTAA
- a CDS encoding zinc ribbon domain-containing protein, producing the protein MPIYEYQCQSCGKVTEAWQKLSDASLAVCPHCSGRLKKVISCSSFHLKGSGWYVTDYAGHNAGNASPKENTSDKPSSDKPSPAKE; encoded by the coding sequence GTGCCTATTTACGAGTATCAATGCCAATCCTGTGGTAAGGTCACCGAGGCCTGGCAGAAACTTTCCGATGCCTCTCTGGCTGTCTGCCCCCATTGCTCCGGCCGGCTAAAGAAGGTGATCTCTTGCAGCTCTTTCCATTTAAAGGGAAGCGGCTGGTATGTAACCGACTATGCCGGGCATAATGCCGGCAATGCAAGTCCCAAGGAAAATACATCTGATAAGCCCTCCTCTGACAAGCCCTCTCCGGCAAAGGAGTAG